One Candidatus Poseidoniia archaeon genomic region harbors:
- a CDS encoding helix-turn-helix domain-containing protein translates to MFRLRLRSLAPAPGSERDALASQFLGAIGFLGSDSPRFAERQRALVGRRLFTRCLLPHPGRGWTTGELATTLEVPVQAVYRHLQWLRELGLLTEDFPGKADDPKRVRLWHHSLPQAWEGVELHARACLAGYHDAAQSLAGEYSATGASLPEGMLALEKEDHFDIELREVSPSGDAPAELLARLGEGVSYFSAHHYPIANSMPFRILDGCFLQRADRAWTAEEVAAWAETTRPTAYRHINKLLSLGMLARCRAADGGPPASAFYLRGGSLATAWQAIETRVELVLDSYRRVVGELA, encoded by the coding sequence GTGTTCCGGTTGCGCTTGCGCAGCCTGGCACCCGCACCCGGCAGCGAGCGTGACGCGCTCGCGAGCCAGTTCCTCGGGGCCATCGGATTCCTCGGCAGCGACAGCCCGCGGTTCGCCGAACGGCAGCGCGCACTCGTGGGTCGGCGGCTCTTCACCCGCTGCCTGCTGCCACACCCCGGGCGAGGCTGGACCACCGGCGAACTGGCGACTACCCTCGAGGTGCCAGTGCAAGCAGTCTACCGCCACCTGCAATGGCTGCGCGAGCTGGGGCTGCTGACCGAAGACTTTCCGGGCAAGGCGGACGACCCGAAGCGGGTGCGGCTCTGGCACCACTCGCTACCGCAGGCGTGGGAAGGCGTCGAACTCCACGCGCGCGCCTGCCTCGCTGGTTATCACGATGCGGCGCAATCGCTCGCCGGTGAATACAGTGCGACGGGCGCGAGCCTCCCGGAGGGGATGCTGGCGCTCGAGAAGGAAGACCACTTCGACATCGAGCTGCGCGAGGTTTCCCCGTCAGGCGATGCGCCGGCGGAGCTGCTGGCGCGGCTGGGCGAAGGGGTCAGCTACTTCTCGGCGCACCACTACCCGATTGCCAACTCGATGCCGTTCCGCATTCTCGACGGCTGCTTCCTGCAGCGCGCCGACCGCGCCTGGACCGCGGAGGAAGTCGCGGCGTGGGCCGAAACCACGCGGCCGACCGCCTACCGCCACATCAACAAGCTGCTCTCGCTCGGCATGCTTGCACGCTGCCGCGCCGCTGACGGCGGGCCCCCCGCGAGCGCCTTCTACCTGCGAGGCGGCTCGCTCGCCACGGCCTGGCAGGCAATCGAGACGCGCGTCGAGCTGGTGCTAGATTCTTATAGGCGCGTCGTGGGGGAACTGGCATGA
- a CDS encoding peptidylprolyl isomerase: MRTAIPLLLMFIIAPVAAAEPSPMEASFAGNPIVAINITYDPGPGGGDAFEGEIVLELFLNWAPITVTNFLGLVNQSFYDGIFYHRIIDDFVIQSGDPTCRATVVYTPVPTCGEGGSGETTPFEWDANLTHINGAIGMARGADPDSAESQWYICDEPQHQLDHGNRSVPGDPGYAVFGVVREGLELVRAAAAVPTTNDPGGEDTPRVGTGVGDRPLYEVHINSVTLSGWVPAPPAPAPAPERVPAMQLLAGTLVVAGALGAAWWLRRPAGD, from the coding sequence ATGCGAACCGCAATCCCGTTGTTGCTCATGTTCATCATCGCCCCGGTCGCTGCGGCGGAGCCGAGCCCGATGGAAGCGTCGTTCGCGGGCAATCCCATCGTAGCCATCAATATCACCTACGACCCCGGCCCCGGTGGCGGTGACGCTTTCGAGGGCGAAATCGTGCTTGAACTGTTCCTGAACTGGGCGCCGATTACCGTCACAAACTTCCTCGGGCTGGTGAACCAGTCGTTCTACGACGGCATCTTCTACCATCGCATCATCGACGACTTCGTCATCCAGAGCGGCGACCCCACCTGCCGTGCCACCGTGGTCTACACCCCCGTGCCGACCTGCGGCGAAGGCGGCAGCGGCGAGACCACCCCCTTCGAGTGGGACGCCAACCTGACGCACATCAACGGTGCCATCGGCATGGCGCGCGGCGCCGACCCCGATTCGGCCGAGAGCCAGTGGTACATCTGCGACGAGCCACAGCACCAGCTCGACCACGGCAACCGCTCGGTTCCGGGCGACCCCGGCTACGCGGTATTCGGCGTCGTGCGCGAGGGCCTTGAGCTGGTACGCGCTGCCGCCGCGGTACCGACGACCAACGACCCCGGTGGCGAGGATACGCCCCGCGTCGGGACCGGCGTTGGCGACCGCCCGCTATACGAAGTGCACATCAATTCCGTCACCCTCAGCGGCTGGGTCCCGGCACCGCCCGCGCCAGCCCCGGCCCCGGAGCGAGTCCCGGCGATGCAGCTGCTGGCTGGCACGCTGGTGGTCGCTGGCGCGCTCGGCGCGGCGTGGTGGCTGCGCCGTCCGGCAGGCGATTAA
- a CDS encoding redoxin domain-containing protein translates to MASKRRRKQQQKEERKLEHRMDQRREAFNDIALKLAATLVVLLVAAGAIWYLFYYEDVPDQAPAWNLQDSDSSDKYWDSTEFYDSGKPTLVEFIHTECGHCNAQADTMWDIHDNYLGRMHLLAIGGFKLGNSVDDQMDLRNFKANHETYWPHLYDASGELMSGYGFTSYPSFALVVDGRIVWDHSGKISYDELAKVLDQYVEPEE, encoded by the coding sequence ATGGCGTCAAAACGGAGACGGAAGCAGCAGCAGAAGGAGGAGCGCAAGCTGGAGCACCGCATGGACCAGCGACGCGAGGCGTTCAACGACATAGCGCTCAAGCTGGCGGCGACGCTAGTAGTCCTACTGGTCGCTGCGGGTGCAATCTGGTACCTGTTCTACTACGAGGATGTGCCTGACCAAGCGCCCGCCTGGAATCTGCAGGACAGTGATAGTTCCGACAAATACTGGGACTCAACCGAATTCTATGACTCAGGCAAGCCCACTCTGGTCGAGTTCATCCACACCGAATGTGGGCACTGTAACGCACAGGCGGATACCATGTGGGACATCCACGACAACTACCTCGGGCGGATGCACCTCCTGGCAATTGGTGGTTTCAAGCTTGGCAACAGTGTCGATGACCAGATGGACCTGCGCAATTTCAAGGCGAACCACGAAACGTACTGGCCGCACCTCTACGATGCCTCAGGCGAACTGATGAGCGGCTATGGATTCACCAGCTACCCCTCGTTTGCACTGGTCGTCGACGGCCGTATTGTATGGGACCACTCCGGCAAAATCTCGTACGATGAACTGGCGAAGGTGCTCGATCAGTACGTCGAGCCGGAAGAGTAG
- a CDS encoding cytochrome C oxidase subunit IV family protein — translation MSDNENPDDAVPDEAHDEHTFPSYANGFMAVFGWLVFFTIIEVMAILQEFSFSATMFILFSIAFVKVWFIASFFMHLRWDPPLATRTAAVPIFFLIVLFVAIGLTSPGATDDIATICGF, via the coding sequence ATGAGCGACAACGAAAACCCAGATGACGCAGTGCCGGATGAGGCGCACGACGAGCACACCTTCCCGAGTTACGCGAACGGCTTCATGGCGGTCTTCGGCTGGCTGGTCTTCTTCACCATCATCGAAGTCATGGCCATCCTGCAGGAGTTCAGCTTCAGCGCCACGATGTTCATCCTCTTCTCCATTGCCTTCGTCAAGGTGTGGTTCATCGCCTCCTTCTTCATGCACCTGCGCTGGGACCCTCCGCTGGCGACCCGCACCGCCGCCGTGCCAATATTCTTCCTCATCGTGCTCTTTGTCGCCATTGGCCTCACCAGCCCTGGCGCGACCGATGACATAGCAACCATCTGTGGCTTCTGA
- a CDS encoding ATP-grasp domain-containing protein: MRLLLLVPSTTYRAGPFTDAARALGIDVTIGCEEQQTLTGLLPEALLTLSFGDPRAAAAAAGEFAREHPLDAVLAVDDGATEAAAAIAAALGLRHHPPAAVAVARDKLRCREMLAAAGLPQPRCWLVTDGEVPEEVPFPCVVKPRQLSASQGVMRADDAGGLRDALARLRALLAQPMVAQAAGEGLLLEEFIPGPEVAVEALARDGRVEVLEVFAKPGFGEGPFFPEETYVAPAGLDAPQRELVAATTARAAAALGLREGAIHAELRLHDGEAWVIDIAGRSIGGLCASALRFGGISLEEMLLRHALGHALPSLERDGSAVGVRMLYPPRAGTLRTIRGQGAAEAVTGVTGIRITAHRGQELLPPPEGGAYLGFIFAVGETAAEVVAALAAAAAKLDIRVDAQS; the protein is encoded by the coding sequence ATGCGGCTTTTACTGCTGGTCCCGAGCACCACTTACCGCGCCGGCCCGTTCACCGACGCGGCGCGCGCGCTGGGCATTGACGTAACCATCGGCTGTGAGGAGCAGCAGACGCTGACGGGGCTGCTGCCCGAGGCGCTGCTGACGCTGTCGTTCGGTGACCCGCGGGCGGCGGCGGCCGCTGCCGGGGAGTTCGCGCGCGAGCATCCGCTCGACGCCGTGCTCGCAGTCGATGACGGCGCGACCGAGGCGGCGGCCGCAATTGCCGCAGCGCTGGGGCTGCGCCACCACCCTCCGGCGGCGGTCGCGGTAGCGCGCGACAAGCTGCGCTGCCGCGAAATGCTCGCCGCAGCAGGGCTGCCGCAGCCGCGCTGCTGGCTGGTCACCGACGGGGAGGTGCCGGAGGAGGTGCCGTTTCCCTGCGTCGTCAAGCCGCGCCAGCTCTCGGCGTCGCAGGGAGTCATGCGCGCCGACGATGCTGGGGGGCTGCGCGACGCGCTGGCACGATTGCGCGCGCTACTGGCGCAGCCGATGGTGGCACAGGCCGCCGGTGAGGGGCTGCTGCTCGAGGAATTCATCCCCGGCCCGGAGGTGGCGGTCGAGGCGCTGGCGCGCGACGGTCGCGTCGAGGTGCTCGAGGTCTTCGCCAAGCCCGGTTTCGGCGAAGGACCCTTCTTCCCCGAGGAAACGTACGTTGCGCCGGCCGGCCTCGATGCGCCGCAGCGCGAGCTGGTCGCCGCGACGACCGCTCGCGCTGCGGCGGCGCTCGGGCTGCGCGAGGGGGCCATCCACGCCGAGCTGCGGCTCCACGACGGGGAGGCGTGGGTGATTGACATCGCCGGCCGCTCGATTGGCGGACTCTGCGCCAGCGCGCTGCGTTTTGGCGGCATTTCGCTCGAGGAGATGTTGCTGCGCCATGCGCTCGGCCACGCGCTGCCGTCGCTCGAGCGCGACGGCAGCGCGGTGGGGGTGCGGATGCTCTACCCGCCGCGCGCCGGTACGCTGCGCACCATCCGGGGGCAGGGCGCAGCGGAGGCGGTCACGGGCGTGACCGGGATTCGCATCACCGCGCACCGCGGGCAGGAATTGCTGCCGCCGCCCGAAGGGGGTGCCTATCTCGGATTCATCTTCGCCGTCGGGGAAACCGCCGCGGAAGTGGTTGCAGCGCTTGCTGCGGCAGCCGCGAAACTCGACATCCGGGTCGACGCGCAGTCTTAA
- a CDS encoding tetratricopeptide repeat protein, giving the protein MTASENEAAAKTGRVVPWMQDFLRGRSRDTVLSALALLALAWADLAVWRVTGLAQLQLAGVALGALLFIWGGLGLVLMLNLHTGRRRPGDTLTAGIILSLGGVVAASISIWLALAWAVAVATAVGAVGVILLLRGLGLLPQSQLSLGISMALGGGAILPLAVLRPEAVWMLLPLLLLGLGMAGLHHRRYQLAGFVLGCYLAGLGCLGWLASPEVAAGGLLGGGLTMSGSGMLFLLRRSDREARRAMLDEVESALAGGHPSAALEGANRVMRRAQQDGMLLEDERLWASKARALLGHRQYDRAITYFSMALEIAPQDERLWFEKGTLYQRLGQWPGAARCFAQATELEYTFPEAWLALGLARERLAELPEAEEALLTSLELGCEPAAAYLGLGRVLAGMGKVRDALKALEQAIALEPENPDPYMARGDIYLSLKDFERACEKGYSRAVQHQPDLREGWWKLVEVYRLQQSPELVLMALTRILEADPDDAKALWERADQHYQSGQLADAMADLHKLLALDPGHRKARQFKALILEKLGGEGWS; this is encoded by the coding sequence ATGACCGCAAGCGAAAACGAGGCCGCAGCGAAAACGGGGCGCGTCGTGCCGTGGATGCAGGATTTCCTGCGCGGACGCAGCCGCGACACGGTGCTCTCCGCACTGGCGCTGCTGGCGCTGGCGTGGGCTGACCTGGCGGTCTGGCGCGTCACCGGGCTGGCGCAGTTGCAGCTGGCGGGAGTCGCACTGGGCGCGCTGCTGTTCATCTGGGGCGGACTGGGGCTGGTGCTGATGCTCAATCTGCACACCGGCCGGCGCCGGCCGGGCGACACACTCACGGCAGGCATCATCCTGTCGCTGGGCGGCGTCGTGGCAGCCAGCATCAGCATCTGGCTCGCGCTGGCGTGGGCGGTCGCTGTAGCGACCGCCGTGGGCGCTGTCGGCGTCATCCTGCTACTGCGCGGGCTGGGGCTGCTGCCGCAGAGCCAGCTCAGCCTCGGAATCTCGATGGCGCTCGGCGGCGGCGCTATCCTGCCGCTGGCAGTGCTGCGCCCGGAAGCGGTCTGGATGCTGCTGCCGCTGCTGCTGCTAGGCTTGGGAATGGCGGGCCTCCACCACCGGCGCTACCAGCTAGCTGGCTTCGTGCTGGGCTGCTACCTCGCCGGCCTCGGCTGTCTCGGCTGGCTGGCCTCGCCCGAAGTGGCGGCGGGCGGACTGCTCGGCGGCGGCCTGACAATGTCCGGCAGCGGAATGCTCTTCCTGCTGCGCCGCAGCGACCGCGAGGCGCGACGGGCGATGCTGGACGAGGTCGAGAGCGCGCTGGCAGGCGGCCACCCTTCGGCGGCACTCGAGGGCGCCAACCGCGTCATGCGCCGCGCGCAGCAGGACGGAATGCTGCTCGAGGACGAGCGGCTCTGGGCGTCGAAAGCACGGGCGCTACTGGGGCACCGGCAGTATGACCGTGCGATTACCTACTTCTCGATGGCGCTCGAGATTGCGCCGCAAGACGAGCGACTCTGGTTCGAGAAAGGCACACTCTACCAGCGGCTGGGGCAGTGGCCCGGCGCCGCCCGTTGCTTTGCACAGGCGACCGAGCTGGAGTACACCTTTCCCGAGGCGTGGCTGGCGCTCGGCCTCGCCCGCGAGCGGCTGGCCGAGCTGCCGGAGGCGGAGGAAGCGCTGCTGACCAGCCTTGAGCTGGGATGCGAGCCGGCGGCCGCCTATCTCGGGCTGGGGCGTGTGCTGGCCGGGATGGGGAAGGTGCGCGACGCGCTCAAGGCCTTGGAGCAGGCGATTGCCCTCGAACCCGAGAATCCCGACCCCTACATGGCGCGCGGTGACATTTATCTCAGCCTGAAGGATTTCGAACGCGCCTGTGAGAAAGGCTACTCGCGCGCGGTCCAGCACCAGCCCGACCTGAGAGAGGGCTGGTGGAAGCTGGTCGAGGTTTACCGACTCCAGCAATCCCCTGAGCTGGTGCTGATGGCGCTGACGCGCATCCTCGAGGCGGACCCCGACGATGCAAAGGCGCTGTGGGAACGCGCAGACCAGCACTACCAGTCGGGGCAGCTGGCCGACGCGATGGCCGACCTGCACAAGCTACTGGCGCTCGACCCGGGCCACCGGAAGGCGCGCCAGTTCAAGGCGCTCATCCTCGAGAAGCTGGGCGGCGAGGGGTGGAGCTGA
- a CDS encoding heme-copper oxidase subunit III → MSDVEHAEHHGTASPMVSAVGLMGIMLGLTLAVNGYPSFWFVFLVGLFVLLTGFIMWLSEYYPMTSEENEEIEAYHPAFATLSTRKFGTWIFLLTEMMVFGTLLSTYLRYRAAAGADWVPAADVIRSHLIFGIINTMALLLSSLTMVLALYAAKRNDHKATTRFLGCTFLLGILFLVIKGFEWWEMKNGHFWNDSCTVKDIANYCIDPKYEHGFWLNTSLEGSTFYITTGTHGAHVLVGVIALAYLIIKANRGSYNSEYHDTLELFGLYWHYVDIVWVFVFPFLYLF, encoded by the coding sequence ATGAGCGATGTGGAGCACGCAGAACACCACGGCACCGCCTCGCCGATGGTCTCGGCGGTGGGGCTGATGGGTATCATGCTGGGCCTGACGCTGGCGGTGAACGGCTATCCCTCGTTCTGGTTCGTTTTCCTGGTGGGGCTGTTCGTGCTGCTGACCGGCTTCATCATGTGGCTCTCCGAGTATTACCCGATGACTTCCGAGGAGAATGAGGAAATCGAGGCGTACCACCCTGCTTTCGCCACTCTCTCGACGCGCAAGTTCGGGACCTGGATTTTCCTGCTGACCGAAATGATGGTCTTCGGCACACTACTCAGCACTTACCTGCGCTACCGCGCCGCGGCCGGCGCGGACTGGGTGCCGGCCGCGGATGTCATCCGCTCACACCTGATTTTTGGCATTATCAACACGATGGCACTGCTGCTGAGCAGCCTGACGATGGTACTGGCGCTCTATGCGGCGAAGCGCAACGACCACAAGGCGACCACCCGCTTCCTCGGCTGCACCTTCCTGCTGGGAATACTCTTCCTGGTCATCAAGGGTTTCGAGTGGTGGGAGATGAAGAACGGCCACTTCTGGAATGATAGCTGCACGGTCAAGGATATTGCCAACTACTGTATCGACCCCAAGTACGAGCACGGCTTCTGGCTCAACACCAGCCTTGAGGGGAGCACTTTCTACATCACCACCGGCACCCACGGGGCGCACGTCCTCGTCGGCGTTATTGCGTTGGCGTACCTGATTATCAAGGCCAACCGGGGCAGCTACAACTCGGAGTATCACGACACGCTGGAGCTGTTCGGGCTCTACTGGCACTACGTCGACATCGTGTGGGTCTTCGTATTTCCCTTCCTCTACCTGTTCTGA
- a CDS encoding vitamin K epoxide reductase family protein, protein METGEAEERALHIIMLLALVGLADSLYLSYLHYLVAGGGGCPTQDLPGLDCGVVLASAQATLLGIPVAWLGVLGFLFIGGLALDRFLNLDRERTLLNRRLLPLVGLGGCAFGAWLTYAEAFIIHQWCPFCLLAFGLMLAMTGVALRTYVDDLRAMLGK, encoded by the coding sequence ATGGAAACTGGTGAGGCCGAGGAGCGGGCGCTGCACATCATCATGCTGCTGGCACTGGTCGGCCTCGCAGACTCGCTCTATCTCAGCTACCTGCACTACCTTGTCGCCGGCGGCGGCGGCTGCCCGACGCAGGACCTGCCGGGGCTCGATTGCGGCGTGGTGCTGGCAAGCGCGCAGGCGACCCTGCTAGGGATTCCGGTAGCGTGGCTGGGGGTGCTCGGCTTCCTGTTCATCGGGGGGCTGGCGCTCGACCGCTTCCTGAACCTCGACCGGGAGCGCACGCTGCTCAACCGGCGGCTGTTGCCGCTGGTCGGCCTCGGCGGCTGCGCCTTCGGCGCCTGGCTGACTTACGCCGAGGCTTTTATCATCCACCAGTGGTGCCCGTTCTGCCTGCTGGCGTTCGGACTGATGCTGGCGATGACGGGAGTCGCGCTGCGCACCTATGTGGATGACCTGCGGGCAATGCTCGGGAAATAG
- the coaBC gene encoding bifunctional phosphopantothenoylcysteine decarboxylase/phosphopantothenate--cysteine ligase CoaBC: MKHPARNVAQRSPALAGRTVWLAVTGSVAAVESVGLARELLRHGAEVQIVASPAALEIIGRKALEFACGRPPVTEITGQVEHVTADADLLVLAPCTASSLAKVVHGIGDTPPTLFALTLLGAGVPLLIAPAMDGKMAQSPVVRENLRSARKIATVLDPLLEEGKAKLPSREIIAAWACRLAGQRDLAGQRVLVIGGGTAEPLDDVRVLGNRSSGRMAVALVEEAFARGAEAELWLGSATVTPGNWIPLERFTTLAELVAKVETLGEWDTVLLPAALADFRPPRTPGKIASGRRLKLELEPVPKLLPLLRSAHAGKLVAFKLASETSDDELIKKAGAPLEYADLVVANSAEAMEAEAARVVLVSRDGTEQASGSKQALANAILDRVAS; the protein is encoded by the coding sequence ATGAAGCACCCCGCGCGCAACGTCGCGCAGCGCAGCCCCGCCCTCGCCGGCCGCACCGTCTGGCTCGCCGTCACCGGCTCGGTCGCGGCGGTCGAGAGCGTGGGGCTGGCGCGCGAACTGCTGCGGCACGGCGCCGAGGTGCAAATCGTCGCCTCACCGGCGGCACTCGAAATCATCGGCCGCAAAGCGCTGGAATTCGCGTGCGGCCGCCCGCCGGTTACTGAAATAACTGGCCAGGTCGAGCACGTGACCGCGGACGCCGACCTGCTCGTGCTGGCGCCCTGCACCGCCTCGTCGCTGGCGAAGGTGGTCCACGGCATCGGAGATACCCCGCCCACGCTCTTCGCACTGACGCTGCTTGGTGCGGGCGTCCCGCTACTGATTGCGCCGGCGATGGACGGGAAGATGGCGCAGTCGCCGGTCGTACGCGAGAACCTGCGTTCGGCAAGGAAAATCGCGACCGTGCTCGACCCGCTGCTCGAGGAGGGCAAGGCGAAGCTGCCGTCGCGTGAAATCATCGCGGCGTGGGCCTGCCGCCTGGCGGGGCAGCGCGACCTCGCGGGGCAGCGAGTGCTGGTAATTGGCGGCGGCACCGCCGAGCCGCTCGATGACGTGCGTGTGCTGGGCAACCGCTCCAGCGGCCGTATGGCGGTCGCGCTGGTCGAGGAGGCGTTCGCGCGCGGCGCCGAGGCCGAACTGTGGCTCGGGTCGGCGACCGTTACCCCGGGAAACTGGATTCCGCTCGAGCGCTTCACGACGCTTGCAGAACTGGTCGCGAAAGTGGAGACGCTGGGCGAGTGGGACACGGTCCTGCTCCCGGCCGCGCTGGCCGATTTCCGGCCGCCGCGCACGCCGGGCAAGATTGCCTCCGGGCGGCGGCTGAAGCTCGAACTGGAGCCGGTGCCGAAACTGCTACCGCTGCTGCGCAGCGCGCACGCCGGCAAGCTGGTGGCGTTCAAGCTGGCGTCCGAGACTTCCGACGACGAGTTAATAAAGAAAGCCGGGGCGCCGCTGGAGTATGCCGACCTCGTCGTGGCGAACAGCGCCGAGGCGATGGAGGCTGAGGCGGCGCGGGTCGTGCTGGTTTCGCGTGATGGCACCGAGCAGGCGAGCGGCAGCAAGCAGGCGCTCGCGAACGCCATTCTGGACCGCGTAGCGAGCTAG
- a CDS encoding VOC family protein: MQPYLEHVNLTVTDIDATLRFLQTAMPGLQVRGEGEGEQSRRWVHVGTDRTYLALEDRGAREPGPHVPYRHPGMNHIGFVVKDVAGVAARLGAAGYGEGMRDMEHPHRKRLYFFDDDGNEFEFVEYLSERPDERNDYSL, from the coding sequence ATGCAGCCCTACCTGGAGCACGTGAACCTGACGGTCACCGATATTGACGCCACGCTCCGCTTCCTGCAAACGGCGATGCCGGGGCTGCAGGTGCGCGGCGAAGGCGAGGGCGAGCAGTCCCGCCGCTGGGTGCACGTTGGCACCGACCGCACCTACCTGGCGCTGGAGGACCGTGGCGCCCGCGAGCCGGGGCCGCACGTCCCCTACCGGCATCCCGGGATGAACCACATCGGCTTCGTCGTGAAAGATGTCGCGGGTGTCGCCGCGCGACTTGGCGCGGCCGGCTATGGCGAGGGAATGCGCGACATGGAGCACCCGCATCGCAAACGGCTCTACTTCTTCGACGACGACGGCAACGAGTTCGAGTTTGTGGAATACCTTTCGGAGCGACCTGATGAGCGGAACGACTACAGCCTGTGA